One Elgaria multicarinata webbii isolate HBS135686 ecotype San Diego chromosome 7, rElgMul1.1.pri, whole genome shotgun sequence DNA window includes the following coding sequences:
- the MAF1 gene encoding repressor of RNA polymerase III transcription MAF1 homolog — MKLLENSSFEAINSQLTVETGDVHIIGRIESYSCKMAGDDKHLFKQFCQEGQPHVLEALSPPQTTGISPSRLSKSQSGDEEGPLSDKCSRKTLFYLIATLNESFRPDYDFSAAKSHEFSREPSLNWVVNAVNCSLFSAVREDFNALKPQLWDAVDQEICLSECDIYSYNPDLDSDPFGEEGSLWSFNYFFYNKRLKRMVFFTCRSISGSTYPHPEAGNELNMDLSEDDAEETAGSCDQDGGGIEEDRRQVVCM, encoded by the exons ATGAAGCTGTTGGAAAACTCCAGTTTTGAAGCCATAAACTCCCAGCTGACAGTGGAGACAGGAGACGTGCACATCATTGGCAG GATCGAGAGCTACTCGTGCAAGATGGCCGGGGACGACAAGCACCTCTTCAAGCAGTTCTGCCAGGAGGGCCAGCCCCACGTGCTGGAGGCCCTGTCGCCGCCGCAGACCACTGGCATCAGCCCGAGCAG GCTCAGCAAGAGCCAAAGTGGCGACGAGGAGGGGCCCCTCAGTGACAAATGCAGCCGCAAGACCCTCTTCTACCTGATCGCAACGCTCAACGAGTCCTTCCGGCCAGACTATGACTTCAGCGCTGCCAAGAGCCACGAGTTCAGCCGGGAGCCAAGCCTCAACTGG GTGGTGAATGCAGTGAACTGCAGCCTTTTCTCTGCTGTGCGGGAAGATTTCAACGCGCTGAAGCCTCAGTTGTGGGACGCGGTAGACCAGGAGATCTGCCTCTCCGAGTGCGACATCTACAG CTACAACCCAGACCTGGACTCGGACCCGTTTGGCGAGGAGGGCAGCCTGTGGTCCTTCAACTACTTCTTCTATAACAAGCGGCTGAAGCGGATGGTCTTCTTCACCTGTCGCTCCATCAG TGGCTCCACGTACCCTCACCCGGAGGCTGGGAACGAGTTGAATATGGACCTGAGCGAGGACGATGCGGAGGAGACGGCCGGCAGCTGCGACCAGGACGGGGGCGGCATTGAGGAGGACAg GAGACAAGTGGTCTGCATGTGA